TTCTCAGAGAGAGAGGTCACTTCAGTCCTACTCGCTACTTTGTTGAGGAAGTCATCACTGGATTCGATGAGACCGATCTCCATCGTTCTTGGGTTAAAGTAATtagttttcgttttttttttttttgatcgaTAATGTTTTCCGAATTCGGAGtctcttttttcaaattttgattctTTTGATAGGCTTCGGCTACAAGGAGTCCCCAGGAAAGGAATACTAGATTGGAGAATATGTGCTGGAGGATTTGGAATTTGGCTCGCCAGAAGAAGCAGGTTTGATAATTGTGTTTTTGATGTTTTTTAATTTGTGCATTGTTCATTGTTAATTATCTTTTAGTTGAGTTTTGCTAGATTTTGATCTGTGTATATTAATTTCATGTGTAGATAGTTGGTAATACTAGATCGGAATCCAGATCCTTCAAATGGATCTTTGCTGTTTTGGAGTTCAAAATTTTGCTGGATAAGTGATTATAGAATCTTCTATGTTTGCCGGGGTTAGAAGGATTGAAACCCAGTCTAGTCTCAAGTTTAGAGTCCACAGTAACAGAAAAGATTATGGACATTTTTATCAATAATTCTTATTGCAATTGAGTTAAATACGGATCGGAGTAATTACTCTAACAAAGTTGATATGCTTCTGATATTTGCAAAACATGCTTTCTAGCCAACACAATCTTCTCTTACGGTAAAATACATTTTAAGATGACTTGAACCTGTACCACTCACGCCACGCAGTCAATCTCTTACACTAGCTTCAAGTGGCAGTGTTAACTAGTCTTTTCATAGTATTACATGTATTTATTCGGTAAAGGAGGAAATTCTGAAATTTGGATTGCTTGAATTAGGCAGCAAAATAAGTGATGATAGCAGCATTCAATTTCTAGTTTATGCTATGCTCTAAATTGATTAATATTACCTTTATGTCACCTTTTATTTAGCTTGAGGGAGAAGAACTACAGAGAAAGGCTAAGCGTCGTATGGAACGAGAGAGAGGCCGCCGGGAAGCTACTGCTGATATGTCTGAAGACTTATCAGAAGGAGAAAAGGGTGATGCGGTCAGTGATGTGTCGGTTCATGGTGAAAGTTCCAGGGGGAGACTGCCAAGAATTAATTCCAGTGATGCTATGGAGATTTGGACAAGTCAGCAAAAGGGGAAAAAAACATATATTGTATTAGTAAGGTAAGAACTAAGCTTCTCTACTCCAGGATCCTAATAAATAGATATAGTCCCAATCTTGGAAAGTATATGAGGTGATTGACAAACTGATGATGCATTTTgcattttgatctaataacagTGCTAAAATAGTCGTATTTGTGTATGGCTGAGCATTCTAACCATTCTCtaaactttttttaattaaaggcAGAAAAACTTCATAAGAAAATTAAACGCGTCTTGATGGTAACTAGTATGAATCTATCTCCAAATGTAGAAGTACCTTTGCTGTATGGGGTGTTTTCTAATTGTCTTCTAACAAGAACTATCCTTGCAGCATTCATGGTCTAATAAGGGGAGAAAATATGGAGCTTGGTCGTGACTCTGATACTGGTGGTCAGGTAAGATTTGGTTGTCATGGGTTTTGTTctgatattttaataattacgaAACCTTTTTGGTGTTGTTCTTAAGCTCCACTTTTGCATGGTTTACTGATATGGGCATCTCAATATTGTTTGGATGGATTTGTTTAGGTTAAGTATGTTGTGGAACTTGCAAGGGCTTTGGGCTCCATGCCAGGTGTATATCGTGTTGATCTGCTCACTAGGCAAGTTTCATCGCCAGATGTAGATTGGACTTATGCTGAACCCATAGAGATGCTTAGCCCAAGAAATGCAGATGATTTCTCAGATGAGATGGGTGAGAGCAGTGGTGCTTATATCATTCGTATCCCATTTGGTCCAAGAGATAAATATATTCCTAAAGAACTTCTTTGGCCTCATATCCCTGAATTTGTTGATGGTGCCCTGACTCACATTATACAAATGTCCAAAGCTTTGGGTGAACAAATTGGTGGCGGGAAACCTGTTTGGCCTGTTGCTATCCATGGGCATTATGCCGATGCAGGCGATTCTGTTGCTCTTTTATCTGGTGCATTGAATGTACCAATGCTCTTTACTGGGCATTCACTAGGTCGTGACAAGTTGGAACAGCTTTTAAAGCAAAGTCATTCTTCAAGAGATGAAATAAACTCGACATACAAAATAATGCGTCGTATAGAGGCTGAGGAGTTATCACTTGATGCCTCTGAAATAGTAATAACTAGCACTAGGCAGGAGATAGAGGAGCAATGGCGTTTATATGATGGTTTTGATCCTATACTGGAACGTAAAATACGTGCAAGGATCAAGCGTAATGTGAGCTGTTATGGAAGGTTTATGCCCCGCATGGTGGTAAGTCCTAGGATCTTTGTTTAAGTGTTTTTAGGAATGTTATTGGAATGCTTAATGAATTGACTGAGAGTGGGTTGTCAGAACCAAGAAATACCTACTGGAAAAGATtttgtatttatctttttaactTAAACAATTTTATGGTCTGTTTAAAAAGTCTTTTACTTTCTTGGTTTACTGCTCATATTCCTTATGCTGGCTTCTTTGGTATGGTAATTTCACAATTCTAATAGTTTCTTTGCAGATAATTCCTCCTGGAATGGAGTTCCACCATATTGTTCCTCTAGATGGCGATATGGATGGCGAGACAGAATCTAATGAGGATCATCCTACTTCTCCCGATCCACCTATCTGGACTGAGGTTAACTTCTAGTTATTCCTTATGAATTTGTGTTACTACGAGAAAATTAGTTGATAATTGATAACTTATGTTCTCTTTGAATTTCAGTCCAGAGCCAACAGTTTAAAATGTTATGTAATGTATTCACTGAACTGATGACAATTTAAATTTGGTTAAGTACAGATAATGCGCTTCTTTACCAACCCTCGCAAGCCAATGATTCTTGCCCTTGCTAGACCAGATCCCAAAAAGAACATTACCACTTTGGTCAAAGCATTTGGAGAATGTCGTCCATTAAGGGAACTTGCAAACCTTGTAGGTTCATCCACCTGAAGATACTTGTTTGAAGAagattttttcttgattttatTACATAGTTGAATTAATGTTCTCGCTGTTATGTTTGATACTCTTTTTGCTCTCTAGACGTTGATTATGGGCAACCGCGAAGGCATTGATGAAATGTCAGGCACAAATTCCTCTGTTCTTCTCTCTGTACTGAAGCTTATTGACAAATATGATTTGTACGGACAAGTTGCATACCCTAAACACCACAAGCAGTCTGACGTTCCAGACATATATCGTCTTGCTGCTAAGACAAAGGTACCACTTATGGCTATAGTATACCATGTATAGGATTTAATGTAAAGGTATCTTTTACGGTTATATTACTTCAAGTACAGGATTAAGGTAAGACATATCGTTTGAGCTTCCTTCTTACACAAGTTGAGTGTCATACGCTGTTCTATACATGTAACATGTTTCAAACTCTACATTTTCAGTAGTTGTgatagtaaaatattaattttgtctGGGAAAAGTTGCTTATTTAATAACATTATTTTGAGAAGGTTTATTATaagtttctttctctttcttttgagtGCTATATTAAGATATTAGATGTCTCTGTTTTGAAATAGTCCAAAATGGATCGACACTCTGTCAGATAATCAAACATTATCCTTTGTGGGACAAATTTCTGCAAAGGTGAAAAAATCCTTGCTGTGCATATATATTTGAACTGAGAAATGAAACTTACAATAATATTCATTGCAATCACAAAGGAACTGCTCTGCAGTTTTATCGTTTATGTTAAGCTTGATTTTTATAGAGTTACCTCTTTATCATTTTATGTGTTTGCTGCATAAGCCGTGCAATTTTATTGTTCTTATCTTTCTTGTTTTCTTTTGGCAGGGTGTTTTCATAAATCCAGCTTTCATTGAGCCATTTGGGCTGACATTGATTGAGGTGctttttgtaaaattaattaagcatTATGTGGTTTATGTTTACCATAATTTAGTAATATTTGAGCTTCTATTCTTATGTTGTACAGGCAACAGCTTATGGTCTTCCCATTGTTGCCACGAAAAATGGTGGTCCAGTTGACATACACCGGGTATGTCCGCTTGTTAATAGAATTGGTTGAATGGTTATACTACAAAACCAGATTCTAGTTGGAAGACATTCGAACATAATTTTAGTTACTTAGGAAAGCTGATTTTGCAGGTACTTGATAATGGTCTTCTTATAGATCCCCATGATCAGCAGTCTATTGCGGATGCTCTTCTAAAACTTGTTGCAGATAAGCATCTTTGGTCTAGGTGTCGACAGAATGGCTTAAAAAATATTCACCTATTTTCTTGGCCAGAGCACTGCAAGACATACCTTTCTAAAATAGGCAGTTTCAAACCAAGGCATCCACAATGGCAAAGAAATGACGATGATGGTGGCGAAACTTCAGAATCAGATTCACCTGGTGATTCCTTGAGAGATATTCAGGATATATCATTGAACTTGAGGTTTTCAATGGATGGGGAAAAGAGTGGAACTAGTGGGAACGATAACATTTCAGAATCAGAAGGAGGTTCTGCTGATAGTAGTAAAATAGAGAATGCAGTTTTGGCATGGTCAAAGGGTATTTCAAAGGAGACTCGAAGGTCAGGATCAATGGAGAAACCGGACCAAAACACTTCTGCTAAGTTTCCGGCCTTGAGGAGGAGGAAACATCTGTTTGTCATTGCTGTGGATTGTGATAGCAGTACAGATCTTCTTGAAACAACTAAAAAGATTCTTGAGGCTGCAGGAAAGGAAAGGAGTGACGGCTCTGTGGGGTTCATATTGTCAACATCCTTAACCATTTCCGAGATACGGTCATTCCTGATCGCAGGGGGGTTGAGTCCAAATGATTTTGATGCTTTTATTTGCAATAGTGGTAGTGATCTATACTATTCATCTCTTAATTCAGAGGATCGTCCATTTGTGGTTGACTTTTACTACCACTCACATATTGAATATCGATGGGGTGGAGAGGGATTGAGGAAGACTTTGGTTCGTTGGGCTACTTCACTATCTGATAAGAAGACTGAAAATGAGGAACAAATTGTTTCTGCTTCTGAACAACTTTCAACTGATTACTGTTATGCATTTAAAGTGCAGAAGCCAGGGAAGGTGATCAATCCTCATTTGCTATTGTCAAACTCTTTCTTAAATCTAGGATTTTCTCTATGGATTTTACTTGTATAACAGTTCTGGTTTTGTTCACCTTTAAGTTTCCTTTCAAATATTTCTTGTCTTTACAGGTTCCCCCTGTTAAGGAGCTCCGGAAATTGCTGAGAATCCAGGCTTTACGCTGCCATCCTATTTATTCTCAAAATGGGAGCAGACTCAATGTAATCCCTGTAATGGCTTCTCGCGCCCAAGCACTCAGGTAAAGTGTCTGAATTGACATCATGGGTTCATGATCCTTATCTAATTTATTGTTACAAAGTTTCTTATCTATGGTAATTAAAGTAGCATGGCATACATAAGGTAGTCAGAATCTTGATCATGATTGTCATTATTTGTATTCTTCATTGACTAGTACTTGTTCCCCACCTTTCTTGTATGGGGGGTTTTGGTCAATTcgtttaaataatttctaatgacCAAACATTAGGTACTTATACGTTCGATGGGGTGTGGACTTATCGAAAATGGTGGTTATTGTGGGAGAATGTGGTGACACGGACTATGAAGAATTGCTTGGTGGGGTGCACAAGAGCGTGATACTGAAAGGAGTTTGTAGTAGTGCAATTAATCAACATGCTAACAGAAGTTACCCTCTAGTCGATGTGATCCCACTTGACAGCCCCAACATTGTTCAGACAGCCGAAAATTGCAGCAGCAATGATATCCGATCTTCCATGGAGAAGTTGGGAGTTTTCAAAAACTAGCAAAATCGGACTTTCAGATAAAGCCTATGTATTAAAAAGAACAAACAAACCAACAAAAATAAACTCTGGACATCAGCCACATCTTGATGCTTTTGCTGATTTCTGAATCTAGTTCCTGGGAACTCCTAGTTGGAAAACGTcaataaattcttttttttctttcctcttCTCTTTGTTGGTTTTATTGgccataatttaataaataaaaatgttcCAAATATCATGGGAGTTGGTGTATGTCTGCCTGGTGTTAAATCAAGGTTGTACTTGTACATGGTTTCAACTAATTTGcactataattgaaatttatttCGTTTTGCTTTCTGTTTCTGTTGATACAACTGTcacaaaaaatcaacttaggtGTGAAGTATATTGATTGATTAGCTCTTGTGAAGTAGACATGTGAAAGTATGGTTCTTGCTCTATCCACTAGTTGTTAAAGATTTGATTGAGACCCCAGTGAGTGTCTAAACCACCTTTGTATCTTTGGGCATTGATTCTCTCTCTAGAGACCACTTTCATATCAAAACCACTCACATTAACCTATTTACTCTATTCTTTAAAATActtcatcaaaatttaaaattaattttgtttatttaaacTCACACTTTTACATTACACTGTATAtataacttttaaataaaaaagtaaaaaagtgaaATATTAAACAAATAATTAGTATTgagattaaaataaaaatttaaataaaatattgagaAAAGTATTTGAAGAAACTCAAAAGTCAAAGTCTAGAAAACTATTTCTAAATATAGTATGAATATTTGAGGTTAAAAAAAGAAGGATTTAGTTCAACTgatgaattattattttatcacattttatcaaaaattttCAAAGTTGGACTATATTAGCTACACTAGTGTGAGTGTTTATGGTTGGACTATTAATCTTTGTCAAATATTTAAGAAATCACTTatgggaaaaagaaaagaaaaaatcatGCTTACTAGGCTATATGGCACCATTATAGATTATACTATTACTAGTCAAACTTAAATGTTATAAGTAATATTCGTTTATATCACAAAAGATTTCATTTGGTAATACTTACATATTACAAGATTAGTAAAATATTGTACAGTTTGTGATAGCATCACAAGTGgtaataaataacataatttatatattgataAATAGATATAGATATTAAAAGACTCAATCCTTTGATGGAAAATTAACGTGGTGGCaaaaatttactttgtaaacaaTTTATCAAATGTTGGCAAATTTTTCACAAAACTCCTTTAAAGACAAAGAAAAGGTGATGTGAAGAATTTCGGTACAAACTACCATCTTTGTCTACAAATAAATAATCACTTTTTAAAGAAAAGAAGGAAAACAAGTTTGAAAACAAtataaacagaaaaaaaaatgacagaAGAATGAAAAGCTCAGCACACTTCCAATGAGGCTGGCCtctttatatttatattcaatAAATAAGTATTATAAGAATCATCTAAAAAGTTATACTAAACATATACACGTTTATAAGAAAAGAATATACTAGTAAAAGAGTAAAAGTTGGCAGCCTAAAATTTTTCACAAAATCTGTTATGTCATCTCAGCAATAGTGGTAGTGGGTGGATTTTATTTCTTGACAACCCATCTCAAACTTGGTGGTGTTTCGACTACACCTAGTTTGTCCACCAAGAAATGAAATATGTAATTGGTGAGGCTCTTTGTTAAACTATCTGCAACTTGATCACACTTGATCATTGGATGGTACATATTTGACTTCCAAGGACTTGCTAAGGACTTTGTCTTGGACAAATTAAACATCTAGCTCTATTTGTTTTGTGCGTGCATGGTACAC
This Cannabis sativa cultivar Pink pepper isolate KNU-18-1 chromosome 6, ASM2916894v1, whole genome shotgun sequence DNA region includes the following protein-coding sequences:
- the LOC115725268 gene encoding probable sucrose-phosphate synthase 1; the protein is MAGNDWINSYLEAILDVGPGLDDVKSSLLLRERGHFSPTRYFVEEVITGFDETDLHRSWVKASATRSPQERNTRLENMCWRIWNLARQKKQLEGEELQRKAKRRMERERGRREATADMSEDLSEGEKGDAVSDVSVHGESSRGRLPRINSSDAMEIWTSQQKGKKTYIVLVSIHGLIRGENMELGRDSDTGGQVKYVVELARALGSMPGVYRVDLLTRQVSSPDVDWTYAEPIEMLSPRNADDFSDEMGESSGAYIIRIPFGPRDKYIPKELLWPHIPEFVDGALTHIIQMSKALGEQIGGGKPVWPVAIHGHYADAGDSVALLSGALNVPMLFTGHSLGRDKLEQLLKQSHSSRDEINSTYKIMRRIEAEELSLDASEIVITSTRQEIEEQWRLYDGFDPILERKIRARIKRNVSCYGRFMPRMVIIPPGMEFHHIVPLDGDMDGETESNEDHPTSPDPPIWTEIMRFFTNPRKPMILALARPDPKKNITTLVKAFGECRPLRELANLTLIMGNREGIDEMSGTNSSVLLSVLKLIDKYDLYGQVAYPKHHKQSDVPDIYRLAAKTKGVFINPAFIEPFGLTLIEATAYGLPIVATKNGGPVDIHRVLDNGLLIDPHDQQSIADALLKLVADKHLWSRCRQNGLKNIHLFSWPEHCKTYLSKIGSFKPRHPQWQRNDDDGGETSESDSPGDSLRDIQDISLNLRFSMDGEKSGTSGNDNISESEGGSADSSKIENAVLAWSKGISKETRRSGSMEKPDQNTSAKFPALRRRKHLFVIAVDCDSSTDLLETTKKILEAAGKERSDGSVGFILSTSLTISEIRSFLIAGGLSPNDFDAFICNSGSDLYYSSLNSEDRPFVVDFYYHSHIEYRWGGEGLRKTLVRWATSLSDKKTENEEQIVSASEQLSTDYCYAFKVQKPGKVPPVKELRKLLRIQALRCHPIYSQNGSRLNVIPVMASRAQALRYLYVRWGVDLSKMVVIVGECGDTDYEELLGGVHKSVILKGVCSSAINQHANRSYPLVDVIPLDSPNIVQTAENCSSNDIRSSMEKLGVFKN